Proteins encoded by one window of Cyclobacteriaceae bacterium:
- a CDS encoding FG-GAP-like repeat-containing protein has product MTQPASLYMPKPQFFALLLLFDISAALGQIVFEKALPYTEVMLGGQSISGEYYFFLSDDYLNKYDQYGKFIDKVATSGHYDIAVTGNEIVLAGERNGGLTITRFDYDLNLVSDWFFGYSRSFNKIYIEPVLSGGYLVFLSRTIIPAGTYQDLRLFALFINDDGVKVWDNQLPGSLSCEAAAIVPADENNQFYLLANEFEYTTTTKYIGRVTKVDLTGNFSTDETLNDVILISGHIKPTGIDVLARESTQLSVYKLDESAHVIDKTIVAQSVDFNHTLPEHVTLNEEDGLSVMGRTTGVQLPAGFFILRTNENYQLTDTVLFNRGLPGSKMNGFIKTTDNGYCMFGVVYPQRQTTPPYPTAFVMKMDSTYSTGYRPSFTISNIPLGLSADIPMYWMDYDNDGDLDMLTINYLAMRLFKNNGNGESFTEITNVFPPVTNGTAISIADYDNDGFEDVYVQRGYGWAETNILFRNQGNGTFQSITDTGLTDDASILSPCTWLDFNADGYMDLFSPGRLYVNDGLGKFKRIFEDEITAGNVWMDVNGDGYRELLAIGSFIEEHIYLNDHGRNLIRTPLSNFFMPHEYLPGIGTLYDWDVVTYDKENKPTSIIALGTNWDFMYNMKLNGLYEKEPMAQDIVFDNEPKNFVQVDFDNNSYQDLFFNGSGSSSTELYELLFNRADGPAGYSFMRELPEAKRLFQSFSWIDLNEDGTLDLIGTSGSDLQVLTSTPTSNNWIAIKLEGVSSSPSGEGAIIKVKVNNHWQTKVIRSTAAHNRTYEREAHFGIGNNVKADSVIVHWPSGCIQSMIAVPANQRHTLRENCSGENPILEWTENVCKGESVEVVVLNDGELFSWFTSTTSEVPLGESGKSLFIDTLTRSTILYVANADSSILSRRIPVPIQVYEKPNFILEIDSINSTTYQFSPSSHSGIKSYEWSINGEIVSSEPISEVELSESQLYTICLEASNPGCETIVCDEVFLLVTSLNQENELTFDIFPNPAMRYLQIKHRGEEFFNVKLLAPDGTCVFNELNKSESNILMENLPAGTYFLIIEQSLKKKFSFKIIKL; this is encoded by the coding sequence ATGACCCAACCAGCATCATTATATATGCCCAAACCTCAATTTTTTGCCCTGCTACTGCTTTTTGACATTTCTGCTGCTCTTGGGCAAATAGTTTTTGAGAAAGCATTACCCTATACAGAAGTAATGCTTGGTGGCCAGTCCATAAGCGGAGAATACTACTTTTTCCTCTCTGACGATTATCTTAACAAATATGATCAGTATGGAAAATTCATCGACAAAGTAGCCACTTCTGGCCACTATGATATTGCTGTTACTGGAAATGAAATTGTACTTGCCGGTGAACGTAATGGCGGATTGACGATCACGAGATTTGATTATGATTTGAATTTAGTTTCGGACTGGTTTTTCGGTTATAGCCGATCGTTCAATAAGATTTATATCGAACCTGTTCTTTCGGGTGGTTACCTTGTTTTCTTATCACGTACAATTATTCCTGCAGGAACATACCAAGACCTCAGGTTATTTGCCTTATTCATTAATGATGATGGTGTTAAAGTTTGGGATAACCAGCTTCCCGGATCTCTTTCATGTGAAGCAGCAGCAATTGTACCTGCTGATGAAAATAATCAATTCTACCTGTTGGCAAACGAGTTTGAATACACGACCACTACAAAATATATTGGTCGCGTTACAAAAGTTGACCTGACAGGGAATTTTAGTACAGATGAGACCCTGAATGATGTTATCCTAATATCGGGTCATATAAAGCCAACAGGCATTGACGTTTTAGCCAGGGAGTCTACGCAATTGAGTGTATACAAATTGGATGAGTCGGCACACGTGATTGACAAAACAATTGTTGCTCAATCAGTCGATTTCAATCATACACTCCCAGAGCATGTCACCCTAAATGAAGAAGATGGGTTATCAGTAATGGGAAGGACAACAGGTGTTCAACTTCCTGCTGGTTTTTTTATACTACGCACTAACGAAAATTACCAGTTAACTGACACTGTATTATTTAATCGTGGTTTACCCGGGTCAAAAATGAACGGGTTTATAAAAACAACGGATAATGGTTATTGCATGTTTGGTGTTGTATACCCACAACGGCAAACAACTCCCCCCTATCCGACTGCATTCGTTATGAAAATGGATTCAACGTACAGCACAGGCTACAGACCTTCCTTTACCATTTCAAATATTCCCTTAGGGCTCTCCGCTGATATACCGATGTATTGGATGGATTATGATAATGACGGTGACTTGGATATGCTCACCATCAATTATTTAGCCATGAGGTTATTTAAAAATAATGGGAATGGTGAGAGCTTCACGGAAATTACGAATGTATTTCCCCCTGTTACCAATGGTACCGCCATCAGCATTGCTGATTATGACAACGATGGATTCGAAGACGTGTACGTTCAGCGCGGTTATGGTTGGGCGGAAACAAATATTTTATTCCGAAATCAAGGAAATGGCACATTTCAAAGCATAACTGACACAGGTTTGACGGATGATGCATCTATTTTGAGTCCATGCACATGGCTTGATTTCAATGCTGATGGGTACATGGACTTATTTTCACCAGGAAGACTGTATGTCAATGATGGCTTGGGGAAATTTAAGAGAATATTTGAAGATGAAATTACAGCAGGCAATGTTTGGATGGACGTTAATGGTGATGGTTATCGTGAGCTACTTGCTATCGGTAGTTTTATTGAAGAGCATATATATCTGAATGATCATGGAAGAAATCTGATAAGAACACCTCTGAGCAATTTTTTCATGCCTCATGAATATTTACCAGGGATTGGTACTCTTTACGATTGGGATGTTGTTACATATGACAAGGAAAACAAACCCACCAGCATTATTGCCTTAGGTACAAATTGGGATTTCATGTACAATATGAAATTGAATGGCCTGTACGAAAAAGAACCTATGGCACAGGATATCGTGTTTGATAATGAACCAAAAAATTTTGTTCAAGTTGATTTTGATAACAACTCATACCAAGATCTTTTCTTCAATGGCAGTGGATCCTCTTCTACAGAGTTATATGAACTGCTATTTAACCGAGCTGATGGGCCGGCAGGCTACTCTTTTATGCGTGAATTGCCGGAAGCTAAAAGATTGTTTCAATCCTTTAGCTGGATTGACTTGAATGAGGATGGCACACTCGACCTGATCGGTACCTCAGGATCCGATCTGCAAGTGCTCACGTCAACACCTACCTCCAATAATTGGATAGCCATTAAATTGGAGGGTGTCTCTTCATCACCATCAGGAGAAGGAGCTATTATTAAGGTCAAGGTAAATAATCATTGGCAAACTAAAGTAATTAGAAGTACAGCGGCACACAATCGTACTTACGAGAGAGAAGCTCATTTCGGAATCGGAAATAATGTAAAGGCCGATAGTGTTATTGTGCATTGGCCCTCAGGATGTATTCAATCAATGATAGCTGTACCAGCTAATCAGCGGCACACACTTCGCGAAAATTGCTCCGGTGAAAATCCAATTTTAGAGTGGACAGAAAATGTATGTAAAGGTGAAAGTGTAGAGGTAGTGGTACTTAATGATGGTGAACTATTTAGCTGGTTTACATCTACTACAAGTGAAGTCCCTCTTGGTGAATCTGGTAAATCCTTATTTATAGATACCCTGACCAGAAGCACGATTTTGTATGTTGCCAATGCAGACTCTTCTATTCTTTCACGTAGAATTCCAGTACCTATACAGGTATATGAAAAACCTAATTTTATTTTGGAAATTGATTCTATTAACTCAACTACATATCAATTTTCTCCTTCTTCTCATTCGGGAATTAAATCATATGAGTGGTCTATAAATGGTGAAATAGTGTCTTCTGAACCCATATCCGAAGTTGAGTTATCTGAATCACAGCTTTATACTATTTGTTTAGAGGCATCAAACCCAGGATGTGAAACGATTGTGTGTGATGAAGTCTTTTTATTAGTCACCAGCTTAAACCAAGAAAATGAGCTCACATTTGATATTTTTCCAAATCCTGCAATGCGTTATCTGCAGATAAAGCATCGCGGAGAAGAATTCTTTAACGTTAAATTGTTAGCCCCAGACGGAACGTGTGTTTTTAATGAATTGAACAAGTCTGAATCGAACATACTGATGGAAAATCTTCCAGCTGGCACGTATTTTTTAATCATTGAACAATCGTTAAAAAAGAAATTTTCATTTAAAATAATCAAGCTGTAA
- a CDS encoding DUF2384 domain-containing protein encodes MDSDFLYQLNELLDIDDANPAALDRFDSALRDLAKTGLSIFLTKEDFLRWLNTPSIDCQGRCPKDLMNSISEIKDLTFILNRISHGIPY; translated from the coding sequence ATGGATTCTGATTTTCTTTATCAGCTTAATGAGTTACTAGATATTGATGATGCTAATCCTGCAGCTTTAGATCGATTTGATTCGGCTCTTAGAGACTTAGCAAAAACGGGACTTTCCATTTTTCTAACCAAAGAAGACTTCTTGCGCTGGCTGAATACCCCGTCCATTGATTGCCAAGGGAGATGCCCTAAGGATTTGATGAACAGTATTTCTGAGATCAAAGATTTGACTTTTATTCTGAATAGAATTAGTCACGGGATTCCTTATTAA